The sequence below is a genomic window from Microbacterium abyssi.
CGACATGTCCGGCTGGCTCGTCATGGGTCTGCCCGGTGCGATCTACCTCTCCGGTCTCATCGAGGCGTGGATCGCCGTGGGCCTCACGATCGGCGCGTATCTGAACTGGCTGCTCGTCGCGCCGCGCCTGCGCGCGTACACCCAGGTGTCGCGCAACTCCATCACGGTGCCGAGCTTCTTCGAGAACCGGCTGCGCGACTCGTCGCGACTGCTGCGGATCCTCGCCGGCGTCGTCATCCTGGTGTTCTTCACGCTGTACATCTCCAGCGGCATGGTCGCCGGCGGCGTGTTCTTCGAGAGTTCGTTCAACTCCGACTACCTGCTCGGCATGATCCTCGTCGCCGGCGTCACGCTGCTGTACACGCTGTTCGGGGGCTTCCTCGGCGCCTCCTTCACGGATGTCGTTCAGGGCCTCATGATGGTGATCGCCCTGATCGTCGTCCCCCTCGCCGCGGTGATCGCAATCGGGGGCTTCGGCGAGATGGGGGCGGCCATCGACGAACTCGCGCCGAACCACCTGTCGCTCATCGGCGGGACTGCCCTCACCGGCGGCACCGTGCTGGCGATCGTGTCGGCGCTCGCCTGGGGCCTGGGCTACTTCGGCCAGCCGCACATCATCGTGCGGTTCATGGCGCTGCGCAGCCCGCGTGAGGCCAAGAGTGCGCGCAGGATCGGCATGACCTGGATGATCCTCTCGCTGGTGGGTGCGGTGTTCTCGGGTCTCGTCGGCATCGCCTACATGGCGGCGCAGGGAATCGATCTCGGCAATCCCGAGACGGTCGTGCTGGTGATGTCGCAGACACTGCTGCACCCGTTCGTCGCAGGACTCGTGCTCGCCGCCGTGCTCGCCGCGATCATGAGCACGATCTCCAGTCAGTTGATCGTGGCGTCGTCGGCTCTCGTCGAGGACCTGTTCAAAGTGGTGAAGAAGGAGCCGTCACCCAAGCTGCTGGTGCTCCTCGGGCGACTGACCGTGCTCGGCGTCGGCATCATCGCGGCGCTGCTCGCGATCGTGCCGAACGACACCATCCTCGGGCTGGTCTCGTTCGCATGGGCCGGCTTCGGCGCGGCGTTCGGTCCACTTATCCTGCTGAGTCTGTTCTGGCGGAAGCTCACGAACTGGGGTGCGCTCGCCGGGATGTTCACCGGCGCCGCCGGCGTCTTCGTGTTCAAGGCGATCTGGCCGGAGCTGTACGAACTGCTGCCGGGATTCATCTGCGCCATGATCGTCGCGGTCGTGGTGAGCCTGCTCACGCACCGCGATGGCTCCGAGCGGCAGAACGAGATCCTGCAGGAGTTCACCGACACCGGCACCCTGCTGACGGTCAACGGCGTCGGTCGCGGAGCACGGGCCGATCGCATGACGCCGTAGGCGTCGAATCGGGCGGCTGCCGAAGATAAGGCATCTGCCCGATGCCGCGGGGGTGCCTTAGAGCGGAGTGTGGACTCAGATCACCAGAGGAGTCCACGACATGTACGAGCACCCGTCCTACATCCACAACACCATCCTCGTCGAGCAGGAGCGCATCGACCGCGAGAACGAGCTGCGCCGAATCATCACGGAGAACCCGGATCGCGTCATCAGGCGCCGCGGGTCTGTGCTGAGCCGGGTGAGCGGCTGGTTCCGCACCCGGCAGGCGGATGCCGCAGCCTCGGTCGTCGCAGCCGACAGCCCGCGTGCCATCTGCGACACCACCGCGCGTCCCGCGCACGCGCGGTGAGTTCTCTCACCGCGATCACCGGCCCGAATGTCCGTGGCCGGTGGCACCATGAAGTGGTGACCGTTCCGACGATCAGCACAGACATGGTGGGTCGCGATGACGACCTCGCCGAACTGCGGCGCGCGTTCGATCGTGCCGCGGGCGGCGAGCCCTCGGCCGTGCTCATCGAGGGCGAGGCCGGCATCGGCAAGTCACGCCTGCTGCGCGAGTTCCAGGGCGAGCTCGCCGGGGCCGCCGATGTGCATGTCGGCCGCTGCTTCGACCTCGGGTCCGCGCGCTCTGCGTACGGACCGCTCACCAGCATCCTGCGATCGATGGTCGAGCGCCTCGGCCTCGCAGAGGCGAAGGCGGCGATCGGCGTCGGAGCCGAGGCGCTGCGCATGCTCGTGCCCGAGCTCGGTGAGGGCATCGCGGTGCGCGAGAGCACCAGCCCCGACGCCCTGCGCGACGCCGTCGCGACCCTCATCGAGGCGGCGGCCGACAGCGCACCGCAAGTGCTCGTGGTCGAAGACCTGCACTGGGTCGACGATTCCACGCTCGTCATGCTCACCTATCTGCTGCGCACACTGCAGCAGGGGCGAGTGCTGCTGCTGATCACGTGCCGCACCGACGACGTCCGCCGGGGCGACGCGGTGAGCCGCTTCATCGCTGAGACGACACGTGCGCGGATCATCGAGCGCATCACCCTCGAGCGCCTCGACCGCGATGCCACGCGGCGGCTCGTCGAGCAGCTGCACGGCGGCGAACTCAGCGAGACGTCGCTGGATCGCCTGATGGACCGCGCCGAGGGCGTGCCGTTCTTCGTCGAAGAGGTGGCCTGCTGCGCGGCCGGCCCGCTGCCCGATTCGCTGCGCGACATGCTGCTGGTGCGCTTCGACCAGCTCGACGACGACGCCCGCCATGTCGTCCGCGTGGTGTCGGGAGCCGAGGGGATGCTGTCGCACACGCTGCTCGCCCGGCTCGTCGGCCTGCCTGATGACCGCCTCGACGCGGCGATCCGTGCGGCGTCCCACGTGGGCATCCTGTCCGTGCACGATGACGAGTACACCTTCCGGCACGCGCTGCTCCGCGAGGCCGTGCACGAGGACCTTCTTCCCGGTGAGCGCGCGCGGCTGCACCGGGCCTACGCCGAGGCGCTCGAGGCGAAGGCGACGGCGCTCGACCGCTGCGACCGGTCCTCTCTCGCTCACCACTGGCATCTCGCCCAGGTGCCCGACCGTGCGCTGGTCGCCTCCGTCGCGGCGATGCAGGAGGCCAAGGCCCGGTTCGCGTTCGCGTCGGCGGCACGGTTCGGCGAGCTGGCGCTGGAGCTGTGGGAGCAGGTGCCCGATCCCGAGGCGGTCGCAGGGCTCACCCATGTGCGGCTGATGAGGCAGATCGGCTCGATCCTCCGCAACGCGGGCGAGGCGGAGCGCGCGCTCTCCGTCGCCGAACGCGCCCTGGCCGAGATCGACGAGAGCATAGATCCCGCCGAGCACGCCCGGCTGCTGCGCGACAAGGGGCTGTTCCTCGCGAACCTCGGGCTGCCCGGAGCGATGGAGCTGTTCCTCGAAGCGCTCGAGATCATCGATCGCGCGGTCGATGACGATCAGCTGCATGCCACGCTCCTGAACGGCCTGGCCGGAAAGTACATGCTCGCCTCGATGCCGCGCGAGGCCATCATCACGGCCACGCAGGCGCTGGAGATCGCCACTCGTGCGGATGACCCGCGTGAGATCTCCGTCGCCCACAACCTCCGTGGCACGTGCCGGACGTACCTCGGGCAGCTCGATGAGGCCTTCGCCGATTTCCGTGAGGCTGCCCGCTTCGCGCCTCGCAGCAACGGCGGCGCGGAGCTGCGATTCCACGTCAACTACTCCGACATGCTGGGGCTGCTGGGCAGACACCGCGAGGCGTTCGACGTGGCCGCAGCCGGGATCGTGCGTGCACGCGAGCTGGGCGTCGAGCGCGCGTCGGGCACGCTCATGGTGCAGAACATGGTCGAGCCGCTGCTCACCCTCGGCGACATCGACGGCGCGACGTCCCGCCTGTCGGCGGTGCCGATCGGACGGCCGCAGGTGCTCAACGACCAGTACGTCGTCCTGACCCGCATCCGCGTGCTCGCCTGGCAGGGCAAGGTCGATGAGGCCGAGCGAATGCGCGAGGAATGGATGCCGTCGCTGCGCCGCACCGGCGAGCTCGAGCGGCAGGCCTGGTACCGCGTCGTAGAGAACGACATCGCCCTCGACATCGCCCGCGGGCAGTGGACGGATGCTCTGAATGCCGTCGTCGCGATGACACAGGACGAGGGCTTCGTGCTGCTGCACGCGTATCGTCTGCTGCTCGAGTCCGGGTGGGTCGTCGCCGAGGTGCGCGCGTCCGGGGGGAACGTCGACGCGGCCATCGCGGCGATCCGCGGGCTCTGGGCCGAGATCCCCGAAACCGTGCGCGACGATGACTGGGCCGCCATGCTCGATGCGCTGCTCGATCCGTCGATCGCCGGTGTGCGCGCGGCGGTGGACCTCGCGGAGAGTGATGACGTGCCCGCCATCATGCGCGGTGTCACCCGGCTCGAACTCGCACGCATGCTGGTGGCGGACGCACAGCGTCCCGAGGCGCAGGCCGTGCTGGCGGATGCCGCGGCCGCCGCCGCGACGATCGGGCACGTGCCGTTGCAGAACAGCATCGCGGCCTTCGGTCGTGCGAGCGGGCTGATGTCCCACGCCGCTGCGCCGGACGAGCTGGAGCTCACGGCGCGCGAACGGCAGGTGGTCGACCTGGTCGCAGAGGGCCTCAGCAACAAGCAGATCGGCGAGCGCCTGTTCATCAGCTCGAAGACGGCGAGCGTGCACGTCTCCGCGATCCTGCGCAAACTCGGCGTCTCCACCCGCACCGAGGCCGCCATGGTCGCGGCCCGGCGGTGAATTCGGCCGGGGCGTCAGAGCACCAGCCGGTATCCCATCCCCGACTCGGTCAGCAGATGCGCCGGTGACGCGGGCGTCGCCTCGAGCTTCTTGCGCAGCTGCGACATGTACAGCCGCAGGTAACCCGAGTCGGACACCTGATCGCTGCCCCAGATCTGCTTGAGCAGGTCCTGCCGGGTGACCAGGGCCCCGGGATGACGGGCGAGGTGCTCCAGCATCCGCCACTCGGTCGGCGTCAGGTGCACCCGATGTCCGCCGCGCGTCACCGTCTTGGTGGCCAGGTCGACGACCACGTCGCCGAAGGCGACGGTCGCCTCGCCGGTGGCACCCTGCGTGCGGCGGGACAGCGCGCGCAGGCGCGCGAGAAGCTCATCGATCTGGAACGGCTTGGTGACGAAGTCATCGGCGCCGGCATCCAGCGCCTCCACCTTGTCAGCCGAGCCGGTGCGCCCGGACACGACGATGATCGGTGCCTCCGTCCAGCCGCGCAGCGCCTGGATCACCTGGATGCCGTCGAGCCGAGGCATCCCGAGATCGAGCAGGATGATGTCGGGCCGGGCCTGCGCGGCGGCCGTGATCGCGGCGGCGCCGTCCGCTGCGGCGAGGACTTCGTATCCGTGCGCGGAAAGGGTGATGCGCAGGGCGCGCACGAGCTGCGGGTCGTCGTCGGCGATGAGGAGCTTCATTCCATCTCCTGCTCAGGTGCCATCACGGGAAGCGAGACGACCATTGTGAGGCCGCCGCCCGGGGTCCCCTCCGCCGTGAGCGTGCCGCCCATGCCCTCCGTGAATCCTTTCGAGAGGGCGAGGCCGAGGCCGAGGCCGGTGGTGTTGTCGGTGTCGCCGTGGCGCTGGAAGGGCTGGAACATGCTCTCGCGGCGCCCGGTCGGCACGCCCCTGCCGTGATCGATGATGCGGATCTCGCCGCGCTCGCCGCGAGCGGTGGTCGACACGGTGATCTTCCGATCCTGCGGCGAATGCCGATGCGCATTGGCGAGCACGTTGACGAGCACCCGCTGCAGGAGTACGGGATCCGCGCGCAGCGCGGGCAGCACGGTGTCGAGATCGAGCTCGACGGCCGTGGGGCCGAGTGACAGCTCGTCGAGCGCCGAGACGATGCTGCCCACGGCATCCACCGGTGTCAGCGACACCGCGAGCACTCCTGCTTGCACGCGGCTCACATCCAGCAGGTCGGTGACCAGCGCGGTCAGCGTGCCCAGGCTCTCTTCGGCCGTGGCGAGGAGCTCGCGGCGATCCGGCTCGGAGAGCTCCTGGTGGCCGCGCAGACCGCCGACCGCGGCCACGGCGGCGGCGAGCGGCCGGCGCAGGTCGTGGCTGACGGCGGAGAGCAGCGCCGATCGCACCTGGTCCGTCTCGGCGAGGGCCTCGGCCTCGCGTGCCGTCGCGGTCAGCTCCCTGCGCTCCAGGGCTGCAGCGAGCTGCGTGACGATCACGTCGAGCAGCCGTCGGGACGGCGCATCCAACGCACCGCCGTGCAACTCGAGGACGGCGCGCGGACCTCCGTCGTCGGCATGCCCCACCGGCACCGATGTCGACCGGCCGTCGAGCACCGGCTCCCCGTCACGGGCGATCACGTCGCCGTCGTGGTCGACGAGGCGAACGCCGCTCAGGCCGAACGCCTCCCTCGTTCGACTGACCAGCGCGAGCACGGCACTGTCACCGCGCAGCACGTTGCCGGCGACTGACGCCAGCAGCTCTGCCTCGGCCGTGGCACGCTGGGCAGTGCGTGCCCGGCGCGCGGCTTGGGCGACGATCAGACCGACCAGCACCGCGATGATCACATAGAGGGCAAGGGCGACGACGTGCAGCGGGTGCTCGATCGCGATCGAGAACGCCGGTGCGACGAAGAGCAGGTCCAGGGTGATGCCGGAGAGCACGGCAGCGGTGACGGCGGGACGCACACCGCCGATCAGCGCGACGATGACGACCAGCAGCTGGTACGAGAGCACCTCGTAGGTGATCGACTGCGGACTGCGCAGGGCGAACAGCAGCCACGACAGCAGCGGCCCGCCGAGGAACGTGACGACGAACCCGAGCACCTCGCGGCGCCAGCCGAGGACCGCGCCGGTGATGCGCGGCAGCCGGGACTCCGGCTCGGTGAGCGCGCTCATGGAGTGAAGCCTAGACTCCGACATGACCACCGCGCTCCTGGCCGGGGATGGGACGCGACCGCCGCCCGTAGATGAGCTCGGACGAGTCGAGCAGCCAGGGAACCAGCGTGATCGAGACGCCGTGCACCAGCATGAGCTGGTTCGCGATGCGGCGCGCGCGCCGGTTGTGCAGCAGCCGCTCCCACCAGTGACCGACGATGTACTGCGGCAGGTAGACGGTGACCACCGACGAGCCGTGCTTCTCGCGGTACCGCTCGATGAACTGCGCGACCGGCTGCGCGAAGGTGCGGTACGGGGAATCCAGGATGACCAGCGGGATCGGGATGCCGTGCGCGCGCCATTCCCGGTGCAGGTCTTCGCCGTCCTCGGAGGCGAACGCGACATGCACGGCGAGCGTCTTGTCGTGCTCGGCGGCGATCGCGTAGTCGAGCGCTTTCAGCGCAGGCTTCTGCAGGCGATTCACGAGCACGATCGCGACGTCGCCGGACGCGCCGAAGCGGATGCCGTCGTCCATGGCGACCTCGTGCTCGACGTCGCGGTAGTAGCGCTTCACGCCGATCATGAGCAGCGCGAGCAGCGGGATGGCGAAGAACACCAGATAGGCGCCATGCGTGAACTTGGTTACCGTCACGATGATCAGCACCAGCACGGTGAAGACCGCCCCGACCGCGTTGATCACGAGGCCCGAGTGCGCGGAGCGCCGTTCGGACGCCGTCGCCGCCGTCTTCACGCGGAGCGGGCCGCGCAGCATCCGCCGCCAGTGCCGGACCATGCCGATCTGGCCCACCGAGAACGACACGAAGACGCCGATGATGTACAGCTGGATCAGGGTCGTCAGCCGCGCCTGGAACACGATGAGGACGGCGATCGCCGCGAGTCCCAGAAGCAGCATGCCGTTCGAGAACACCAGGCGATCGCCGCGGGTGTTCAGCGCCTTGGGGGCGTACCCGTCGCGGGCGAGGACGGCGCCGAGCAGCGGGAACCCGTTGAACGCGGTGTTGGCGGCGAGCAGGAGCACGCAGGCGGTCGCGGCCTGGATGATGAAGAACGGGATGCTGCCGCCGCCGAACGTCGCCGCCGCCACCTGTGCCATGAGGCTCGGCTGCGGGTCGGCGCAGTCGAACCCGATCAGGTCGCACGGGTTCTCGGCATAGTGCACGCCGGTGATGAGCGCGAGGGCGGTGAGGCCGGCGAACAGGCAGATCGCGATCGAACCCATCAGCACCAGGGTCGCCTGCGCGTTTCGCACCTTCGGGGTGCGGAAGGCGGGGACGCCGTTCGAGACCGCTTCGACCCCGGTGAGGGCGGAGCATCCGCTGGAGAACGCGCGGAGGATCAACAGGATCACGGCGACCTGGCTGAGGCTCTCGGCGTGCACGGTGAACTCGGCGCTGGAGGCGACCGGGGCGTCGCCGAGCGCGGCACGGACGAGGCCCGTGACGATCATGACGCCGACCGAGCCGATGAACACGTAGGTGGGGATCGCGAACACCGTGGATGCCTCGCGGACGCCGCGGAGGTTCACGATGATGATCAGCACGACGAATCCGACGGCGAGTTCGACGCGCCACGGGTTCAGCCCC
It includes:
- the putP gene encoding sodium/proline symporter PutP; the encoded protein is MSDQVFIFIALGLYFAAMLLIGYLAFRRTTDHEDYMLGGRNLPPWVAALSAGASDMSGWLVMGLPGAIYLSGLIEAWIAVGLTIGAYLNWLLVAPRLRAYTQVSRNSITVPSFFENRLRDSSRLLRILAGVVILVFFTLYISSGMVAGGVFFESSFNSDYLLGMILVAGVTLLYTLFGGFLGASFTDVVQGLMMVIALIVVPLAAVIAIGGFGEMGAAIDELAPNHLSLIGGTALTGGTVLAIVSALAWGLGYFGQPHIIVRFMALRSPREAKSARRIGMTWMILSLVGAVFSGLVGIAYMAAQGIDLGNPETVVLVMSQTLLHPFVAGLVLAAVLAAIMSTISSQLIVASSALVEDLFKVVKKEPSPKLLVLLGRLTVLGVGIIAALLAIVPNDTILGLVSFAWAGFGAAFGPLILLSLFWRKLTNWGALAGMFTGAAGVFVFKAIWPELYELLPGFICAMIVAVVVSLLTHRDGSERQNEILQEFTDTGTLLTVNGVGRGARADRMTP
- a CDS encoding helix-turn-helix transcriptional regulator, which produces MTVPTISTDMVGRDDDLAELRRAFDRAAGGEPSAVLIEGEAGIGKSRLLREFQGELAGAADVHVGRCFDLGSARSAYGPLTSILRSMVERLGLAEAKAAIGVGAEALRMLVPELGEGIAVRESTSPDALRDAVATLIEAAADSAPQVLVVEDLHWVDDSTLVMLTYLLRTLQQGRVLLLITCRTDDVRRGDAVSRFIAETTRARIIERITLERLDRDATRRLVEQLHGGELSETSLDRLMDRAEGVPFFVEEVACCAAGPLPDSLRDMLLVRFDQLDDDARHVVRVVSGAEGMLSHTLLARLVGLPDDRLDAAIRAASHVGILSVHDDEYTFRHALLREAVHEDLLPGERARLHRAYAEALEAKATALDRCDRSSLAHHWHLAQVPDRALVASVAAMQEAKARFAFASAARFGELALELWEQVPDPEAVAGLTHVRLMRQIGSILRNAGEAERALSVAERALAEIDESIDPAEHARLLRDKGLFLANLGLPGAMELFLEALEIIDRAVDDDQLHATLLNGLAGKYMLASMPREAIITATQALEIATRADDPREISVAHNLRGTCRTYLGQLDEAFADFREAARFAPRSNGGAELRFHVNYSDMLGLLGRHREAFDVAAAGIVRARELGVERASGTLMVQNMVEPLLTLGDIDGATSRLSAVPIGRPQVLNDQYVVLTRIRVLAWQGKVDEAERMREEWMPSLRRTGELERQAWYRVVENDIALDIARGQWTDALNAVVAMTQDEGFVLLHAYRLLLESGWVVAEVRASGGNVDAAIAAIRGLWAEIPETVRDDDWAAMLDALLDPSIAGVRAAVDLAESDDVPAIMRGVTRLELARMLVADAQRPEAQAVLADAAAAAATIGHVPLQNSIAAFGRASGLMSHAAAPDELELTARERQVVDLVAEGLSNKQIGERLFISSKTASVHVSAILRKLGVSTRTEAAMVAARR
- a CDS encoding response regulator, producing MKLLIADDDPQLVRALRITLSAHGYEVLAAADGAAAITAAAQARPDIILLDLGMPRLDGIQVIQALRGWTEAPIIVVSGRTGSADKVEALDAGADDFVTKPFQIDELLARLRALSRRTQGATGEATVAFGDVVVDLATKTVTRGGHRVHLTPTEWRMLEHLARHPGALVTRQDLLKQIWGSDQVSDSGYLRLYMSQLRKKLEATPASPAHLLTESGMGYRLVL
- a CDS encoding APC family permease, with protein sequence MTDQTPDAPPLAKRLLIGDPLTSQQVDGQLLPKRRALPIFASDALSSVAYAPQELVMILLIGGLAFLAFSPMVAAAVILLLIVVVLSYRQLIKAYPSGGGDYEVARTNLGEIPGVVVAAALLVDYVLTVAVSVASGVDNIISALPGLNPWRVELAVGFVVLIIIVNLRGVREASTVFAIPTYVFIGSVGVMIVTGLVRAALGDAPVASSAEFTVHAESLSQVAVILLILRAFSSGCSALTGVEAVSNGVPAFRTPKVRNAQATLVLMGSIAICLFAGLTALALITGVHYAENPCDLIGFDCADPQPSLMAQVAAATFGGGSIPFFIIQAATACVLLLAANTAFNGFPLLGAVLARDGYAPKALNTRGDRLVFSNGMLLLGLAAIAVLIVFQARLTTLIQLYIIGVFVSFSVGQIGMVRHWRRMLRGPLRVKTAATASERRSAHSGLVINAVGAVFTVLVLIIVTVTKFTHGAYLVFFAIPLLALLMIGVKRYYRDVEHEVAMDDGIRFGASGDVAIVLVNRLQKPALKALDYAIAAEHDKTLAVHVAFASEDGEDLHREWRAHGIPIPLVILDSPYRTFAQPVAQFIERYREKHGSSVVTVYLPQYIVGHWWERLLHNRRARRIANQLMLVHGVSITLVPWLLDSSELIYGRRSRPIPGQERGGHVGV